The Branchiostoma lanceolatum isolate klBraLanc5 chromosome 10, klBraLanc5.hap2, whole genome shotgun sequence genome has a window encoding:
- the LOC136443137 gene encoding calcium-activated potassium channel subunit beta-2-like — protein sequence MSDERSKTIAKFNMCRCLIFFGLTMVACAAVALIVCGVVIVKPVVETKSLEFQKATCTTTRGYLTGKWIDCSCGKNCNSAYPCLRILVTHGGQDNGTYSGVIFDTEQRLNSDGHLAEDSQCVTAPCVRNRGTNMGDVKAFNDTYGVGETYGCLYHPDDTSKVILKRLFTWDAMFHSMLWPCIAFFLFTVLTVFFCYQCYKAGKKMSSLPITVVPGAPAAQPGYFIPPQGGQAHAPYPQVMPMQQQDPYKTAYAPDNKGYTYN from the exons ATGTCCGACGAAAGGAGTAAAACGATTGCCAAGTTCAATATGTGCCGATGTTTGATTTTCTTTGGCCTGACCATGGTGGCATGCGCCGCGGTGGCCCTCATTGTCTGTGGGGTCGTCATCGTCAAACCGGTCGTGGAGACGAAGTCTCTTGAGTTTCAGAAGGCAACCTGCACCACAACAAGGGGTTACCTCACTG GGAAGTGGATCGATTGTAGCTGTGGCAAGAACTGCAATTCCGCCTACCCCTGTCTGCGCATCCTGGTGACACACGGCGGTCAGGACAACGGCACATACAGCGGCGTCATCTTCGACACCGAGCAGAGGTTGAACAGCGATGGGCACCTCGCCGAG GATTCCCAGTGTGTGACCGCGCCTTGCGTCCGCAACAGGGGTACAAACATGGGCGATGTCAAGGCCTTCAACGACACCTATGGAGTTGGGGAAACCTACGGCTGTCTGTACCACCCAGACGACACCTCG AAAGTCATCCTGAAGAGGCTCTTCACGTGGGACGCCATGTTCCATTCCATGCTGTGGCCTTGCATCGCGTTCTTCCTCTTCACCGTCCTCACCGTGTTTTTCTGCTATCAGTGCTACAAGGCCGGTAAGAAGATGTCGTCCCTGCCGATAACAGTCGTCCCGGGCGCCCCGGCTGCACAGCCCGGATACTTTATACCACCACAGGGGGGACAAGCGCATGCGCCGTACCCTCAGGTAATGCCGATGCAGCAACAAGACCCGTACAAGACCGCCTACGCCCCAGACAACAAGGGATATACGTACAATTAG
- the LOC136443446 gene encoding calcium-activated potassium channel subunit beta-2-like, translated as MDEKQSATRQYRRYSCYFWLAGGMAVGCAVALIVCGNVIVKPMVETDSLNFQETTCTTDRSYLTGQWITCGCGKYCSSRYPCLRVTVTYVLNNATVNAVLFDTEQRLNSNGDNAENTQCVTASCVHSEDTNRATVLDFNNTHAAGQAYTCLYNPDDTTKVLLTRLFTWDAMFHSMLWTSIGTAIFAGLTVYFIYQCKKAREKMASIPVTVPPGASGTRAGYFLPPPAYPGESLPMQPAPPSQDPYSTDYGSTDEKKGLTLN; from the exons ATGGACGAAAAACAGTCTGCGACCAGACAGTATAGGAGATACAGTTGTTATTTTTGGCTGGCCGGTGGGATGGCGGTTGGCTGTGCGGTGGCCCTTATTGTATGCGGAAACGTCATCGTCAAACCGATGGTAGAAACGGACTCTCTGAACTTCCAAGAAACAACTTGTACCACAGACCGGAGTTATCTTACTG GGCAGTGGATCACATGCGGCTGTGGCAAGTATTGCAGTTCCCGATACCCCTGTCTCCGCGTCACTGTGACGTATGTTCTAAACAACGCCACTGTCAACGCCGTGCTGTTCGACACGGAGCAGAGGCTGAACAGCAATGGGGACAACGCCGAG AATACCCAATGTGTGACGGCTTCGTGTGTACACAGCGAAGATACGAACCGTGCAACTGTGCTGGACTTCAACAACACCCATGCCGCTGGGCAGGCATACACATGCTTGTACAACCCAGATGATACTACG AAAGTCCTCCTGACCCGACTGTTCACATGGGACGCCATGTTCCACTCCATGCTGTGGACGAGTATCGGGACCGCCATCTTTGCCGGCCTCACCGTGTACTTCATCTATCAGTGTAAGAAGGCGAGGGAAAAGATGGCTTCGATACCAGTAACGGTACCGCCGGGAGCATCAGGGACACGGGCGGGATACTTCCTACCTCCCCCCGCCTATCCTGGAGAATCACTGCCGATGCAACCCGCACCCCCGTCCCAAGACCCGTACAGCACCGACTACGGCTCGACAGACGAGAAAAAGGGACTCACGTTAAACTGA
- the LOC136443547 gene encoding uncharacterized protein, whose protein sequence is MNEHRKLTKQLKAYNCYGWIAATLAAGGAAALIVCGVVIVKPIVETNSLDFQEATCTTTQSYLTGRWITCGCGDKCSSSYPCLRMTVTYVPTNTNNASSISAVLFDTEQRLSSDGDNAEDYQCVTAPCERNADDNRVSVLNFNDTYAPGKNYSCLHHPDATTQVLLKRLFTWNDMFHSMLWSSIALVIFAVITLYIMAQCHEIKERMSTIQVSAPPPAVPAAQPGHFLPPQPGGFLPPPPAYPGVQSGESLQMQPTPQRQDLYNTNYSNFSPDNKGFTYS, encoded by the exons ATGAACGAACATCGAAAGTTGACGAAACAGTTGAAGGCGTACAATTGTTATGGCTGGATAGCTGCGACCCTGGCAGCGGGCGGTGCGGCGGCTCTTATCGTCTGTGGAGTCGTCATCGTCAAACCGATCGTGGAGACGAACTCTCTGGACTTCCAGGAGGCAACCTGTACCACAACTCAGAGCTATCTTACTG GGCGGTGGATTACTTGTGGCTGTGGCGACAAATGCAGTTCCAGCTACCCCTGTCTGCGCATGACTGTGACGTATGTTCCAACAAACACCAATAACGCCAGCAGTATCAGCGCTGTGCTGTTCGACACTGAGCAGAGGTTGAGCAGTGATGGGGACAATGCAGAG GACTACCAGTGCGTGACGGCACCTTGCGAAAGAAACGCAGATGATAACCGTGTTAGTGTTCTGAACTTCAACGACACCTATGCCCCCGGGAAAAACTACAGCTGCCTGCACCACCCGGATGCCACCACg CAAGTCTTGCTGAAGAGGCTGTTCACATGGAACGACATGTTTCACTCCATGCTGTGGAGCAGCATCGCGTTGGTCATCTTTGCCGTCATCACCTTGTACATCATGGCTCAGTGTCACGAGATCAAGGAAAGGATGTCTACTATACAAGTATCCGCACCCCCGCCCGCTGTACCAGCGGCACAGCCCGGTCACTTCCTACCACCACAGCCCGGAGGCTTCCTACCTCCACCCCCGGCCTATCCCGGAGTACAGTCGGGCGAGTCGCTCCAGATGCAACCCACACCCCAGCGCCAAGACCTGTACAACACCAACTACTCCAACTTCTCTCCAGACAACAAAGGGTTTACATACAGCTga